CTGACACTCCTGCTGGGATCCGCGACTGGTGAAGGCGACGCGGGCAGCACCGGTAAGCCTCCTGAGGCGACCGTCCTCACCCTTCTGCACACGAATGACCTTCACGGCAGCATCATCTATCCCGGCGAGCCGCGTGGCATTGCAACGTTGGCGCGGCGGATCCGTAAGGAGATGCCGCACGTCTTGTTGCTGGACAGTGGCGACATCATCCATGGCACCCCGGCGGAGAAGCTGTTGGAGGGTCGGCCCGTTATTGCCGCAATGAACGCGGCGGGATACGACGCGGCCGCTGCCGGGAACCATGAGTTCGACTGGGGACAGCGCATTGCTCGGAATGCGATCGCCGCCGCAGCCTTCCCTATTCTCTCGGCGAACGTCGTCGACGCTGCTTCGGGAGAGCCCTGGGGCGGCCTCCAACCCTTCATCGTCCAGGAGGCGGGTGGCGTTCGGATCGCGATCTTCGGGCTCACCACTCATCGCACGCCGGAGATCCAGTGGCCCCGCACCATCGAAGGGATCGACTTCCGCGATGCCATCGAGGCCGCACGCGTGCTGGTCCCGCGACTACGCGAGTTCGAAAGAGCGGACGTGGTCGTCGCGCTTACGCACCTCGGTGTAGAGACAGATCGGGAGCTGGCAGCGTCTGTGCCAGGTATCGACGTGATCCTGAGTGGTCACTCCCACACGCGACTCGAGCAGCAGGTGTGGGTGGGCAAGACACTCATCGCCCAGACTGGATCCGCCGCCGGACATCTTGGGCGGATCGACCTGCTGATCAGACGTGATGACAAAGACTCCGGGGTCATTGCAATCAATGGACAGGGCGGGCGGTGGTGGGGCCGCGACGGCGTGTCGGCTCCGCTGGGGCGGGAGTATCCGACTCAACCCCTGATCGCCTTGACCGCATCCGAGGAGGACGACCCGGCCGTCAGCGCCGCGTATCACCCGTTTGTCGAGCGGGTCCAGAGACACCTCGACGAGGAGTTGACCAGCGCCCTCGAGCCGCTTCCGGCCGACGGAGTGGAGCACGAGGAGATCGCGCTCGGCCAGCTGCAAGCCGACGCCGTGCGGGCCTTCACCAACGCGGACATCGGACTGAGCGCCCTCTACAGCCTGAACCCGTCCGGCCTCTCGCCAGGACCCGTGCGGGTAAGCGATGTCTATGAGCTCTTCGGAGGTTATACGCGCCAGCACCTTGTCGTGGTCCGCGCTCCAGGCGCTCGCATTACTGAGATGTTGGACGCGGCGAACGACGGCGTCGTCCGTCTTCATCTGTCTGGGGCACAGGTTCGCGACGATGTGTTGCACATCGGTGATGCACCGCTCGACGCGAACCAGCGCTACACGGTTGCAAGCGCCGCGCACATCATCCAGGAGCACCTGCTGGGTAAGGAAGGTGTTGCCGTGATGAGCGACAACCCCGAGGCAGCCGCTATTCGCGACGCCACGATCGCGTACCTGCGCGGGCATCCTCCGCTCGAGAACGTCGTGCGGCCACAGCTGACCAGCGTCGCGGTACCGTGACGACCTCGTCTGCTTGTGACGATATCACCACGTATAATCTTGACGTGTTCTCTTCCACGACTCGGTCCTTCAAGATTCCACTTCTGCCGGCAAGCCTCCTGCTCCTGCTGGCGGCTACATCGTCGGCCTCCGCGCAAGAGGCTCCTGCGTCTGGTCCGACGAGTCAATCGACGCCCCCTTCGTCCCAGGGTGCTTCGCGAAGCTTGCCGCAGATCAGCCAAGGTTTCGGGAAGCTGGTCTCGGCCGTCTCGCCCAGCGTGGTGCAGGTCCTCGCCACTGGCTACGGCGCCACGCCGGAGCGCGAGGGCGCTTCCGGCGTGGTCTCGACCCAGCGGGCTGGTGGCTCGGGCGTCGTTCTTCACGCCGACGGCTACATCGTGACGAACGCGCATGTCGTGGCCAACGCCCGACGCGTGCGGGTCGTGCTGCCGCCGCCAGCCGCTGCCGGACAGTCGATTGTTCGCCCGACCGGGGCCATACGCGACGCCACGCTCGTCGGGTTGGACCGCGAGACGGATCTTGCGGTGCTGAAGATCGACGAGAAGGGCTTGTCGCCGTTGCCACTCGCGGACTCGGACGAGCTCGGCCCTGGACATCTGGTCATGGCGTTCGGCAGTCCCCTCGGCTTGGAGAACTCGGTCACGCTGGGCGTTGTGAGCGCGCTCGGACGACAGCGGGCGCCAGACGACCCGATGGTGTACGTGCAGACGGATGCCCCGATCAATCCCGGCAGCAGCGGTGGTCCTCTCGTTGACGCCTCAGGGCATGTTGTGGGCATCAACACGTACATCATCTCGCGGTCGGGCGGGAACGAAGGCGTCGGCTTCGCAGTGCCCAGCAACATCGTTCGTACGGTCTTCGAGCAGTTGCAGACGACGGGCCGCGTGCGACGGGGGACGCTGGGCGTGCTCGCTCAAACCATCACGCCCACCATGGCGGCTGGCCTCGGCCTCGAGCAGACAGGCGGCGTCATTCTCGCGGACGTGGCGCCAGGCGGGCCCGGCGCGGCGGCGCAGCTACAGCCGGGAGATGTCGTGCTCTCACTCGATGGCCGTCCGATGGAGAACGCACGCCAATTCGACGTGAACCTGTACTCGCATCGCGTCGGCGATCGCGTGACGCTCGAAGTCCAGCGGAAGGGTGCCACGCTTCGGGCGACCGCAGCCATCGCCGAGCGTCCAGACGACCCCGCCCGGTTTGCCGACCTCGTTCACCCAACCAAGAACCTCATTGCACGCTTGGGCGTTCTGGGTATCGGGATAGATGCCACCGTCGCCAAGCAGCTTCCACGGCTGCGCGCCCCTGGCGGAGTGCTGGTTGCGGGGCTCCTTGCGGGAACCCCTGGCGAAGGCGGTCTCGAAGCAGGGGATGTGATCGTGGCGCTGAACGGAACGCCGGTCGGCAACCTCGCCGACCTTCGTACGAGAGTCGACGCGCTACCTGCGGCAGGCGCATGCGTGCTGCAGGTGCAACGTGCTCAGGTAATGCTGTACGTCGTGTTGGAGTTGGAGTGACGCGATCGCTGCGCGCTAGTGGGATCGCGTCTTGGTCGCCTGCAGGGCCGTGTGCTATATTTTTCTTTCTGCCTCGTGCCGAGGTAGCTCAGTTGGTAGAGCACGTGACTGAAAATCACGGTGTCGGCAGTTCGATTCTGCCCCTCGGCACCATTTGACTCCTCCCTTAGTGTTTCGCTCGCATGTTGCCCACACGGGAATGAGCCAATTGGCTTCCAGCGAGTCATCCGTGACAGAGCTTTTACGTGCATCCCGGCAGCGTTCGTGCGATACTTTTGAAGAGCGCCGAGCCTGGACGCGCTGGGTCAGGTCGAGCGTATCGAGTGACCGTCGCGGCATCCGTTCGATGTCGCGGCTGACCGCGCGCGGTGTCGCCCTCATTGGGGCCCAGACGCCCACCAAAACCGCCGCGGTCTCGTTGACTGGCGCGCTGGTCTTCGCCTAGTCATTTCCAGCTTTTGCCGCACCTATGGTCGCGTTACTTACGGGTCATGCCCGTCGTCTCTCATTTGGTCTCTTCACCGCGTTCGCTTCGAGCTTTGGTCAAACGTTCTTCATTGCCCTGTCCGTGCCTTACATCCTGGCGGAGCTCGCCATGGGGGAAGGCCGCTTCGGCATTGTCTATGCGCTGGCGACCCTGACGAGCGGCCTGTCGCTGCCGGTCGTTGGCCGGCTCATCGACCGTATGCCGCTCCGTTTGTACACATCAGTCGCCGTCGTGGGACTGTGTGCCGCCGCGTTGGCCATGGCGTTCGCGCAGCATACACTCGCCCTCGCTGCCGCCATTCTGGGACTGCGCCTCGCGGGACAGGGTGTGATGGGCCACATCTCGCAGACCGTCATGGCCCGCGACTTCACGCGCAATCGCGGCAAGGCGCTGGGTCTTGCCGGCCTCGGTTACCCGCTGGGAGAAGCCTTGCTGCCCGGGCTGTTCGTTGCTGCCGCGTCGTTGATGGGCTGGCGCGGAGCCTGGCTCGCCATCGCGGTGTTCGCCGTGGTCGTCCTGTTGCCGGCCGGGATGTTCCTCGGCCACTCGCCACGTCGCTCGGAAGCCGACAACGGCGAGCACGCGTCCCGCGTCGCGCCCGAGCAGCTCACGTTCCGTGATCTCATCAGCGACCGGCGTTTCCGCCTCGTCTTGCCAGTCGTCATGGTCACGCCCCTGCTGCTGACGGCGCTGTTCCTCTACAACGCCGTGCTCGGTCAAGCAAAGGGCTGGTCACCAGCCTGGCTCGCCACCGCCTTCACCGGTTACGCCGTCTGCCGTGCCCTGGCGTCGCTCGGTGTCGGGCCGGTCATCGACCGTTGGACGGCTCGGGGCGTGTTGCCGCTACATATCGCACCGCTTTTCCTTGGCCTGGCGATCCTGAGTGCGGGCACCGCCAATTGGGTTGCGTTGGCATATCTCTGCCTCGTCGGGTTGACCTCCGGCGCGAGCAGCAGCGTGATGTCAGCGCTCTGGGCCGAGATGTACGGGGCCTCTCAGGTGGCTGCGGTTCGCAGCGTAACGGCGGGTCTCACGATCATCAGCACCGCCATCAGCCCGCCCATCATCGGCCTGCTCCTCGAGCGCGGTGTCGGATTCGACGCGATCCAGTACGGGGGCATGCTCTTGACGCTCGGAGCGTCGGCGCTCGCCTGGCGGGTCGTCCGTCGCGATCGTTCCAGCCCTGAATCCGCGCTATCCCAATCCGACATCGCCGCGTAAGCGGGTGAGAAAAAATACGCCGTTCCAAAGAGCTCATCCGTGTCTCACCGAGAACAGCGGTACGAGCGATAAGAGTTGACAGGTCGCGGTCGTGCGACCATAATCCCGCCTTCAGATACCACATATCGACACCATTGCGCGGTGGGCGCGCCTTGGCCCGTCGCGGAGCCTTTTCACCGTCACGACGCAGCTGCTCCATCTGATGTCGCAGTCGATCGTGAGATCGTGCCCGCGCCCTGGGCCACGCGCGCCCACGAGCCGGGCATGGGCCTCACAAGGGGAGGTCTTCCATGTCGATTCGCGCTTCGGTCATAACGAGCCTCGTTCTTCTCGTGCTGGCGGGACGACCAGCTGGCGCGCAGTCTACCTTCGGCGCCATCACCGGCCTGGTCACCGATAGCTCCGGGGCTGTCGTCCCCGGTGCGACGGTTGTCGCCGCCAACAGCGCGACCGGCATGCGCGCAGAAACCGTGACGTCGGACACGGGCAACTATGTGATTCCGAACCTGCAGGTCGGCTCGTACGAGCTCAGCGTCTCGCTGTCGGGCTTCCAAACGTGGTCGCGCACGGGCATCCATCTCGCCAGCAACGACAACGTGCGCATCAACGCCACGCTGGAGGTCGGTGCGGCGAGCGAGCGTGTCGAGGTGACCGGAGGCCCGCCGCCTCTCAGGACCGAGTCCAGCGAAGTCTCGACGACGATGGACAACAAGCTGGTGCAGGACGTGCCGGTGGCGGTCGGGGGCATTGGTGGAGGGCTGCGCAACGCCTTCAGCGCGATGATGATGATGCCGCAAGTCAAGAGCGGCAATGGCCAAGGCGCGTGGGACGACTTTCAAATTGGAGGCGGGCAGCAGCACGACTGGAACGTCAGCGTCGACGGCCTGTCGGTCGAGATGGGCTGGCGCAATCACGTCGGCTACATGAATCGCGTCACGCCCTCGATAGACGGCACCGAGGAGTTCCGCATCGACACCGCGACGTTCAAGGCGGAAGACAGCCGTGCCAGCGGCGGCAAGATCACCGTGACTACCAAGTCTGGCACCAACGAGCTGCGCGGCAGCCTCTTCGATTACTACCAGAACGACGTCTTCAACGCGAACAGCTGGCTCAACAACAAGCTGGGCGTCGCGAAGCCGGATCAGGAGCGACACGACTTCGGCGGCACGCTCGGCGGGCCTGTCCTTATTCCAGGGCTGTACAACGGCAGAAACAAAACATACTTCTTCTTCTCCTATGAGGGGTATCGGGAACCGCAAACATCCGGCGCGAGCGAGAGCACCGTTCCGCTTCCAGAGATGATCAACGGTGACTTTTCGAATTGGACAGATGCCGAAGGCCGCATGATTCCCATCTATGACCCGGCAACGACCCGCAGCGACGGAGCGGGTGGCTTCGTTCGCGATCCGTTCCCCGGCAACACCATCCCGCAGGACCGGCTGAGCTCGCTCTCGAACGCCATCGCCGAGTACTATCCGGCGCCGAACGCCGAAGGGCTCGTCCGCAACTACGTTGCCCCTGGGACGGAGCCAAAGGAGCGGATCGAGAACTCCTTTCTGCTGAAGGTCGACCACAATTTCGGCATCAAGAATCGCCTGTCGGTGACCTACAACCAGAACGGCACGCACTTCACGAACGCTTACGACTCGGATCCCGCCAACCCCAATAATTGGGCCGGTCTCGCCTATCCGCTCTCGGGCCGGAAGTATTTCAACGGCGATCAGTACTACGGTTACGTGTTCCGCCTGAACGATACACACGTGTTCAGCCCCACCGTGGTCAATACCCTGACAATTGGCGCGCATCGCATCACACACCCGGAGCACGACATCACGGCCGAGCGTTTTGGTCAGAACTGGGGTGATATCCTCGGCGGCGCTGTGCCGAACAATCCCGGCTACAACACCAGCTTCCCTTCCGTGAACTTTCGAAACGACAACTTCACCGGCTGGGACAGCTCCAAGCTCTGGGACGAGTATCACACCGTCTACGGTCTGAACGAGAGCGTCACCTGGGTGAAGAACAATCACAGCTTCAAGTTCGGCTACAGCTACCAGATGATGTTGCTCAACACGAACAACCGTAACACTTCGGCCGGCAACTTCGGGTTCGACCGCTTGAGCACTGCCATCCCCGGCGACAATACCGGCACCTCGGGCAGCGCGTTCGCCAGCTTCATGCTCGGTGAGGTGTACAGTGGCGGTTTCACGGTGCCGAACACGCAAATGTTGCGGTTCCCTTACCACGCATTCTTCGTGCAAGACGATTGGAAGATTACGCCGCGGCTCACGATGAACGTCGGCATCCGTTACGAGATCAACATGAGCGCCTACGAGAAGCGTGACCGGATGTCCTACTTCGACCCGAATCTTCCAAATCCTGCGGCAAGCGGCTATCCGGGGGCGCTGCGATTCCTCGGTGACGGTGAAGGGCGCGAGGGGCGCCGCAACCTCTATGACAACGCGGGCGGCTGGGGCCCTCGACTCGGCCTGGCGTATCAGCTCAGTGACGACACCGTGATCCGCAGCGCTGGTGGCATCTTCTACGGAACCAACAAGGCTCCAGGCCTTGCGGGCGCCAATGACGGCTTCACCAACTCGCCAGGCTGGGATTCCCAGAACGAAGGTGTCACCTCTGCGTTCCAATGGGATGAGGGATTTCCGTCGTGGGAGGCGCCGCCGATTCTCGATCCCGGCTTCAGGGCTGGTTTCAGTGTGCCGTGGTACGACGCGGAAGAGGCCGGCCGGCTTCCGATGACGACGAGTTGGAACCTGGCGGTCTCACATGCTCTGCCCCACGATTTCGTGTTGGACGTGACGTATACCGGAAGCCGGGGCACTCACCTCCCCTCCGACCGCGTGAACGTCATGCAGATCGATCCGCAATACGCGCATCTCGGCGACTTGCTGAACAAGCCCATCGATGATCCAGAGGTGGTGGCGCTCGGCTTCGAGCCGCCGTTTGCGAACTTCAAGCAGCTCCTCGGCGACGCTGCGACGCTGGGGCAGTCATTGCGCGCCTTCCCGCAGTATCGGGGTGTCGGCACGGGCGGCATGATGAACCACAGTGGCAGCTCCTCGTACAACGCGCTGATCGTGAAGGGCACCAAGCGCTTCTCGGGCGGTCTCACGCTGCTTGCGAGCTATACCTGGTCGAAGCTCCTCACGGATGCAGACTCGTCGGATCCCTGGATTGCCGGCGTGGTGGGCAGCGGACGCGGCGCGGGAGCGGCACAAAACCACTACGACCGCCGACCGGAAAGATCCTACGGCGTCCTCGACCTGCCCCACGTCTTCAAGCTCACCGGCAGTTACGATTTACCCTTTGGCCGGGAGCGACGATACGTGAGCTCCGGCCTGATGAGCCATCTCGTCGGCGACTGGAACCTCAGCGCATTCACGTTCTACCAGAGCGGCTATCCCATGGGCGTTGTAGATGCCGCATATCAGAACCATCTCCACGGCGGCCCCCCGCGCCCCAACGTCGTTTCCAACGATTGGCGGGCGCCGATCGCCGGTGACGAGTTCGACCCCTCGGTTGACAACTTCTTCAACGTCGACGCGTTCGAGCGCCGGACCGATCCAGCCGCTGAGCCGTTTGGCAACGCGCCGCGCCTGAACGGCGAGACGCGATCGTTTCCGACGTTTCGCACGAATCTCTCGATCAGCAAGGCGTTCCCGATGCTGGCGCGCGCGCGCGCCGCAGTGCGGCTCGAGATCTTCAACCTCTTCAACCAGAAGACATGGGCGAATCCTGGTACCGATCTCTCCAACAGTGAGTTTGGCGTGATCACCAACACCGCCGGCGGCAGCAATCGCACCATGCAGCTTGGCCTGAAGATCGACTTCTAATCACCATGCTGTCCACTTATCTGTCTCCGCACGTAGCGCCGGTCGTCTCAAGGAACGTGCGCTATGAGCTCTGATTTCTCCCGTCGCAGGCTGCTCGAAGCCATGGGTGCGGCAGCCGTCCTGGCATCGACGTCGCCTGCGCGCTCACAGCCGACTCAACCGACCTTCTCCCGGATGCCGTCCGAGGGCAAGGACACGCCCAAGATCTGCCTGGGAGCATGGGGACGGATCGATGACGCCGGGATGCGCGCGTTCAACCAGATTGGCGTCGACTACGTCCTGACCGGTGGGCCGAGGAACACTCCGTGGGAAGAGGCGGAGCTCCGCGCCCGGATCGAGCGCTTCAAGGCGGCGGGCCTGACGCTGTGCAACATGATGATCTCCGGGTTCAACGACGTGATCTGGGGCAAGCCAGGCGCGGACCAGCAGATCGAGGCTGTGATCGCCTCCATTCGTGCAGCGGGAGCCGCCGGCTTACCGGTCATCGAGTACAACTTCTACGCCCATCGCCTCACGGAGGGCTACAAAGAGGAGCTCGGCCGCGGCGGTGCCGGCTACACCGCGTACGACTATGAACAATCGAAGGCCCTGCCGCCACGCGAGGATGTAGGAACGCACACCCGCGCCGAGCAACTGAAGCGTGCCGAACAGTTCCTGAAGGCCATCGTGCCGGAAGCGGAAAAGGCCAACGTCCGCTTGGCTCTGCACCCCAACGATCCGCCGGTGCCCCTCAGCCGCGGCTCCGAACAGATCATGGCCACCTTCGAGCACTGGAAAGAGTACCTGGATCTCGTGAAGAGCCCGTACAACGGTATGACGTTCGACTGCGGCGGCGTGACGCGGGAGCTGGGCGAGGATCCGGTGGCCGTCTGTCGCTACTTGGGTGAAAGGGACTGCATCAACCACGTTCACTTTCGCAACGTCGTGGTCAGGACACCGTATGTCGACTACACGGAGGTGTTCCCAGACGAGGGCCAGGTGGACATGTTCGGGGTGATGAGAGAGCTCGTTCGGCAGAAGTATCCGCGCGCTATCTACCCCGAGCACCCGCGTGCGATCGACCTGGACCGGGATCGCGGCAAGATCGAGAATCAATATCCCGGCGGCGGCGGCTTCGCGGGTGAGATCTACAACGTCGCCTATACCAGGGCCATGCTACAGGCGGCTCTCAGCGGAGCCGAAGCACCAATGTGACGGATGTCGGCTATTAGGTGCGCGCGTATTCCGGCTCGGACACTACCAGCGGCTCCACGCGACGGATGGTCGCCAAGATCAGGAAAAACGCCGCGACGTGAAACGTGCTGACCAGCCCAAAGACCGTCGCGTACCCAAATCCGTTGTCCAGCAGGTACCCAACCACCAAGTTGAAGACGACCCCGCCAAGCGCGCCGCCGAGGCCCACCAGCCCCGCTACGGATCCCACCACACTTCGCGGAAAGATGTCCGCCGGCACGATCATGACCAGGGTCGACCATGATTGCTGGCCGAAGAAGGCGATGCTGAAGAGGACAATCGCCCATTCCACCGGCACCTGCGGCACGAAGACGATCAGCGGCATCACGGCCGCGCTCGCGCCCAACGCCACCTTGCGAGACACGTTCAACGACTTGCCGCGGCCCAGCAGCCAGCCGGAGAACCAGCCGCCGGCGATACAGCCAACGCCGGCCGCCGCGTACGGGATCCACGCGTAGGTCCCCACCTGTGACGTGTCGAAACCGCGCACGTCGTACAGATACTTGGGCAACCAGAAGAGATAGAAGTACCAAGCCGCATCGCTGAGAAACTTTGCGAGCACGAGTCCCCACACCTGGACGAACGAGAACAGACGAAACCAGGAGATCGGGGCCGCCGTGGCGCTCGCGTCCGCGAACACTTCCTCGATTTCGCTGCGCTCGCTGGTGCTCAAGCGGGCATGCACGGCAGCCGGAAAATAGTCGCGCAGCCACCAGACGGTCCAGATGAGACCCACCACGCCAACGGCGAGGAACACCCAGCGCCAGCCAGCGCCGGCAATGATGGCCGCGATCGCCGGCGGGGCGATCACCGCCCCAACCGCCGTGCCGGCGTTGATGATCCCCATGGCCAGGGACCGCTCGCGCGCGGGAAACCACTCGGCGACCGCCTTGGTCGCGGCGGGAAATCCGCCGCCTTCGCCCACGCCGAGCAGGAATCGAAAGGTGGCCAGCGTGGCGAAACTGGTGGCCAGGCCGTGAGCCGCGCACGCCAACGACCAGAAGACCATGATGAGCGCGAATCCCCGCCGGGTGCCCAGCAGATCGAGCAAGCG
The genomic region above belongs to Luteitalea sp. and contains:
- a CDS encoding PDZ domain-containing protein, with protein sequence MTTSSACDDITTYNLDVFSSTTRSFKIPLLPASLLLLLAATSSASAQEAPASGPTSQSTPPSSQGASRSLPQISQGFGKLVSAVSPSVVQVLATGYGATPEREGASGVVSTQRAGGSGVVLHADGYIVTNAHVVANARRVRVVLPPPAAAGQSIVRPTGAIRDATLVGLDRETDLAVLKIDEKGLSPLPLADSDELGPGHLVMAFGSPLGLENSVTLGVVSALGRQRAPDDPMVYVQTDAPINPGSSGGPLVDASGHVVGINTYIISRSGGNEGVGFAVPSNIVRTVFEQLQTTGRVRRGTLGVLAQTITPTMAAGLGLEQTGGVILADVAPGGPGAAAQLQPGDVVLSLDGRPMENARQFDVNLYSHRVGDRVTLEVQRKGATLRATAAIAERPDDPARFADLVHPTKNLIARLGVLGIGIDATVAKQLPRLRAPGGVLVAGLLAGTPGEGGLEAGDVIVALNGTPVGNLADLRTRVDALPAAGACVLQVQRAQVMLYVVLELE
- a CDS encoding MFS transporter, which encodes MVALLTGHARRLSFGLFTAFASSFGQTFFIALSVPYILAELAMGEGRFGIVYALATLTSGLSLPVVGRLIDRMPLRLYTSVAVVGLCAAALAMAFAQHTLALAAAILGLRLAGQGVMGHISQTVMARDFTRNRGKALGLAGLGYPLGEALLPGLFVAAASLMGWRGAWLAIAVFAVVVLLPAGMFLGHSPRRSEADNGEHASRVAPEQLTFRDLISDRRFRLVLPVVMVTPLLLTALFLYNAVLGQAKGWSPAWLATAFTGYAVCRALASLGVGPVIDRWTARGVLPLHIAPLFLGLAILSAGTANWVALAYLCLVGLTSGASSSVMSALWAEMYGASQVAAVRSVTAGLTIISTAISPPIIGLLLERGVGFDAIQYGGMLLTLGASALAWRVVRRDRSSPESALSQSDIAA
- a CDS encoding TIM barrel protein; protein product: MGAAAVLASTSPARSQPTQPTFSRMPSEGKDTPKICLGAWGRIDDAGMRAFNQIGVDYVLTGGPRNTPWEEAELRARIERFKAAGLTLCNMMISGFNDVIWGKPGADQQIEAVIASIRAAGAAGLPVIEYNFYAHRLTEGYKEELGRGGAGYTAYDYEQSKALPPREDVGTHTRAEQLKRAEQFLKAIVPEAEKANVRLALHPNDPPVPLSRGSEQIMATFEHWKEYLDLVKSPYNGMTFDCGGVTRELGEDPVAVCRYLGERDCINHVHFRNVVVRTPYVDYTEVFPDEGQVDMFGVMRELVRQKYPRAIYPEHPRAIDLDRDRGKIENQYPGGGGFAGEIYNVAYTRAMLQAALSGAEAPM
- a CDS encoding MFS transporter, producing the protein MRLRWQIAFLISAAIAISYLDRQTVPVAIAAIQRDIPISNTQFSQLQAAFLIAYAAMYAGGGRLLDLLGTRRGFALIMVFWSLACAAHGLATSFATLATFRFLLGVGEGGGFPAATKAVAEWFPARERSLAMGIINAGTAVGAVIAPPAIAAIIAGAGWRWVFLAVGVVGLIWTVWWLRDYFPAAVHARLSTSERSEIEEVFADASATAAPISWFRLFSFVQVWGLVLAKFLSDAAWYFYLFWLPKYLYDVRGFDTSQVGTYAWIPYAAAGVGCIAGGWFSGWLLGRGKSLNVSRKVALGASAAVMPLIVFVPQVPVEWAIVLFSIAFFGQQSWSTLVMIVPADIFPRSVVGSVAGLVGLGGALGGVVFNLVVGYLLDNGFGYATVFGLVSTFHVAAFFLILATIRRVEPLVVSEPEYART